The DNA sequence GCCGCCAGCACCTTCCTCGCCTTTTCGCTGTAATGCAGACAATATACAGAATAACTTCCAGGCAAGTTAATGTAGACTCTAAGAGAAATAAGAACACTTCAATATACCTGCAAGATAGTCCGAAGGGCCTTGTTCTTGAAATTTGTTGTTTTGACTGGATGTGGCTCAGCTGGGATTTCCCATTTTTTACTCTCATCTTTGCAAACTCCCCAGTGAACAACAATATCACCTGGGAGATCCGTTTCCATGTAAAGAAGTTTCTTGGCTGTCTCTGGACATGTACTGACAGAAACTTTCACCGCATTATCAAATAATGTTTCTTTAACAATTGGATGTTCTTCGCAGAAACTTTTAAGGGAACTCCTCGGACTAGTTCCCTTCGGGTCATTAGAGCTCTTTACACCATCGGAATCAACTCCTTCCGATTGTAGGATCATGCTAGAGAGCTGGCCCAATGCCCCTAAAATTATATTGAACACATTATGCCTCTTCATCAGATATGTTACAACCTATTCAGATGAAATCGTGAACATTGGaacaatttatttaaaactGCATAACTTTAATTATCTAAAAAAGGAactccaaaaaattataattacaaaatGCTTAGAATATACACAAACAAACAGAGCTTTCCCTGACATTATCCAAAATTGGTGAAATTTGATTGAATATAGCAACAAAAAAACAAGTCAACAGTCTTTTACCAACAACCATGATAATGGGTGCATCAGCAACGTTAATGTCAACACAATGGGCACATTATAAAGTTATTGACACTCCAATCTATTGTAAAGCTAACTATATAACCTATCAAAATTGTAGAATATCATGCCTACAAATGTCACCAATTCGTGACTGATGAGAAGAAGTGAATCTGACTAACACAGAGCCACAGAGGTACAAGATTTCAGATACCAAAACACCGCACAAGCCACAATACAGATATAATAAATAACCTGGCCATTTTTTGGAACCTTTTTTAGATCCTATAGTTTCTCTGTTACCCGGAAGGCAGTCAATAACAGAGATCTTAAAGTCTCTTCCTTTGTGCTGATACCAAGCTCCAGTTTCCTCATCCTGCAATATGcgtcaaagaaagaaaaaataatgCTAAAAATTTCCTTAAATAGGACGATACCAGCATGGAATTCAAAATTTTGGGCAAACTAAGCAGTAAAACTTATACCTTTAGCACAAAATTTATAGCTGCAATTAAACTCTTACTATCAAATCCAATCTTCACCGTTTGTAGATTTTCTACTTCCTTTTCCTTGGACGATATCTTCAAAGGTGTCTCAATGGCATAGTCCTGATAACATATACGCCATCATTTGTAATGATACAAAGTACTACGAAACTCTAAATATACCATAATAGGTACCTTGACAGGAATGGAATCCGGGGGTCTCATCTCAATGGGAGGTTGATCCCACTCACTGCAATAACAATGAATAgattaaagaaaatttaataaaaaactgtaaagaatcacAGTTAATCAGACTATATCagcaaataattaatattacaatTCCTCATAGTGAAAGTGAAAGATTTACAGAGAATTTCGCATAAAAAAATTCGTAAATAGTAATAGAAACCACACGATCAAATACGTTTTCTAAAACAATATACCTAAAAAAAAGTCTCTCATACTAATCAAACTCAGATCCATCATTCTATAATTATCATTTCTTAAGTTGAATCGAATAAAAATAACTAACAAACTTAATCAATAAGGTCAAAACGGCAAACCTGCCCGTGTCATCCACATAATTAACTCCCCAATGAAGAATCCATTTTCCTGGAAGAGTACATCCTACCATAAGCTCCCATTTCCCTTCACTGTTGCCTTTATCTAGTTTGATTATTAACTTTCCTTCTACCTGCCACTCCAATACCGTATCATTAGCAAAACACTACCATTTCAAGGGTACAATACTGCTCTTTGGACATCAACCAgatttaaaatcaaaactatCTGTAACTCGATCTTAACAGTTAATAACTTGTAGACAGCTAGTAATCTACTTTCAATACAAATGACAAATATTCAACTTTCTATCTTTAATACTTTATAACATTATGATAGTTACCAACTAAATATCACTCTATGATAAATACCAACTTCCTACTTGGTCTCATTTCAAACAcatacataaacatatataggCAACTGATCCAGAGAACATATAGAAAACAAAAGAATGTCAGAGAACTGTAGATTAAACCTAATTCAACGAAGCTAACGCTCTCCCACTATAACATCTATATATTATCAAGACTGAGCTCCGATACCATTTTAAGTGACcagttctcctaaaacctcgAGGTGctaggaggagggcttaccaagatcatattatattctaacaaaatTCTTTCCTAAAAAACTATCATAATCTTCCCGTTTAGAGTGTGTTTACAAGTAACTACTtcatataaacaaatattaactACTTGATCTGTTGACAACAAGCATAATAAATAACTTTCTGCTTAATCAAAACTacttaaaaaacatataaaatgagAACGAGAACCGGTGATTTGGATGCGAATCATCAAATTAATGATTCGCATCCAAATCATCACTTAAATAAAGTGAGTTCCAACTATAAAGAATCCACCGGTTCTCTGTTCTCATTTTAACACGCCGAGATTACGAGAGTGTCACCTTTTGAGCTCGCCTAACCGGAAAAGTATCCGTAAAAACAACGTCAGCAAGCTGATCAGTTTGAGTTCGTGTTGTTGCATCGGTTTCCGTAGCTCGTGCGGTTACGACAGGCCTGTAAGAAGAAGATTTGAAACTAACGGAAGTGGTGGGAACGGAGAGCGGGGCCCTGTGAGGGTAATTCAGAGAAGATGTGAGGGGCGTTTTGGTAAATAATGTAGGGAGGCTGGGGATTTGATGGTGGACGAGAGGTCCGAGAGCGACCATGGTCGACATGTGTTTATTTATTTCTCTGGACCAGAGGAGTGGTGAAGGAGAagaagtttgattttttttatattttttatttatttatattttcgagTTTTTGATTGGAGGACAGCAGTTAACCCCACACATGGCCTCCCGCGTCCATCGAAACATTTTGTTGTGCTACGCTATCTCACGTGATATTTATACCGTATAGTATACACAAAAATACACGATAGTTTCAATCGGTGTTTGAAAGTTAGAAGTTTGAgctaaaattagaggtttgggatGTTTAAGAGGTTTGattatttcaatccgctaatgttagtgtttggtaatgttagtgtttggtagttagcggattgaaatagaggtttgagatcaaaaagctaattttcaaatcaaaaagCTAGTTTGAAtagttttttgggttagaggttttggtatgtgtcatgaaaaactaatcaaacagttttacgagaaaccGCTAATTCAATTCGCTAATCAAAAcatcaatcagctagtcaaaacatccaattcaatccgctaacagctaaccgctaacagctaattcccaaacaactagtcaaaacatcacattcaatccgctaacaactAACCGTTAACggctaattcccaaacagggcgtttttattttcaaattcaaaattcgTTTTATGTCTTAAGATTTGTGTTTTAAAATttctcaatttattaaaaaatctttcattaatttttaaaaatattttagaatataaatttaagtattattcaaatatatcatattcatatttttacagTAATCATACATTTAAATCGTTCATAATTTATATGGTGGTCGGTCAAATTTTTCTAAGTTAAATcacatgtttaatattttatatattaaattaatagctaagttatatttatgtataatttaaaattattttttaaatatttataatttatattaatcacTTAGAATGTGATCAATCTTTTTTACTGAATATGATCAAACTTTTTTCAGTGATCAGTTTTCTGGTCAAaggttataaaatcaaaataatctaCAAATAAAAATCGTGGTTTATTATGAATTGGGGAGTTCAGCGAGAGAATGGGGAGACACTATTCTCTAAACCCGACCAATTTCGGAATTTTATTATAGAACTTTTCCTGTTTCTCATCTCATATCATGAAAATTTTCTCGATTTTCAGATTTGGAATCCGAGTGAAACCAGGATCGAATCGGGTGGGACGGAAGAATACATGTCCCTACATACTTGATAAATTTTAGAACTAGTCTgaaatattgttttaaaaaacatttaaataaaatacaacACTGACTATAAACTACAACAACGGATCTTAAAATGGTCTGGCATCACATTTTTGATTTCATTCATTTTCAGTCTATACTTGCACCAGTAGGGGAAAAAAGATAATCGAAGATGGCAAAAGGCCCTGGTCTCTACTCAGATATCGGCAAGAAGGCCAGAGGTAATTCCCATCCATATATGTCTCTACGCATTTGCATGTCAAACATGCAtgctcattattattattattattataatttttgtgtgGATTGTGATAATGCAGATCTTCTGTATAGGGATTTCCAGAGTGATCATATGTTCGCTCTCACTACCAGCACTCAAAATGGAATGGTTAGcatcatctatatatatatatataaagatttaattaTTGAATCATTATTCGATGATAAAATTTGGTTAGATTTGTTCAATTAGTACTGTTTGCATTGCTGATGAATTAATAATAACTATGGTCCTTCCAATTAAGCAGGAAGAATTTCTATGCCTTTATGAATTTAGCAGGTGATAGTTGTTGTAATGTCATATGTTGTTCTGATAATTTCTGGGAAGCGCGGGTGTGGAACACAATCAATTGATTGTTTTGCTTTGTTCTAAACTTTGTGTCTTGGAATTTGTGTTTTCAGATAATCACTCCATCAGCACTGAAAACAGGTGACTTGCTTCTGGCGGACTTGAGTACCCAGATAAAGAGCAAAAATGTTTTAACTGATTTAAAAGTGGACACCGCCTCTAATGTAAGTCGGGGAGCCTAATTTGATTTCCTGCAACATGTTACAATGTTCTGTCTGGGCATCTTTGCGGTCAATAATCTTACCTATTAGTGAACTCTAGGTTGAACCAAATTATAAGGCTCAAACCTGTAGCCTCTCTTTGACAATTGCTATGTTCCATGTGAATTAACCTCTCATGAAACCTCAAGGCTCAAGGTGTCAAGTACTGAAACATGAATGATTATGCTAACTTAATAATTCTAAACTACTCTGGTGGTTATACTACTACTACTAACTTGAATAAAACTTAAAAGGAAATGACAGAAGATAATTGGCTCACTTATAATTTACTTAACTACTTAATGTTGAAGATATCAGCTGCAATTTAATATACTTTGTTGCTATTTTATGGAGCAGAATCTGAATTTTCCTCGTTCTTAAGACCAAAAGCTCCACTACATATTTGAATTGATCGATTTCCTGATAATGAATCTCCTTGTATGCAGATAATGACAACCATTACTATTGATGAACCTGCTCCTGGAATCAAGTCAATATTCACTTTTGCAGTTCCTGATCAAAGTTCTGGAAAGGTAATGCCATTATGTCCATCATAATATGTGTTCCATCATCCATGACTAATCCAGTAATAGCAATGTTTTCCAGGGATGTGTATCACTAGACAACATGGTGTCAAAGTTagtaaattcattttttttcgtTTCCGAGCACATCAAGCAGTCTGCAAATTTGACATCTTTGAATTTCTGACTTCAGAAGAATTTTTAACAGGTGGAACTCCAGTATTTCCATGAGAATGCTGGAATAAGTACCAGCATTGGGCTGAAAGCTGTTCCAGTTATCAGTTTTTCTGGTGTAGCCGGGGACGACAGACTTACACTTGGAACTGATATTTCATTTGACACTGCCACGAGAAAATTTGTCAAATGCAATGCCGGATTAAATTTCTCCTCATCCGACCTCATTGCTTCTTTGTCACTGTAAGTAAATTATTTGTATAATCAGGCTTTACCCGTAGACAATGAGTACAGTGCATAAGCCCCTTCAGTTAGGACTTAGGAGGGCAAAGATAAAACTAGCAATTGTAACTAAATTGTGATATACGAAGCAAGGAAATCTCAACTTCCCTTCTATTAATGAACCTTCTAACACTGGAATACACAAACACTTGAGGCATTATACTGAGCATCTCTCAAGCAAAGCATTTTCTTTTTTACTATATATTAGCTTCTCTCTTTTGATCATATTGCATATCTTATTCAGTTTTGGTAGCTTGAGAGGATCCAGTAAAGTTTgacaatatatataacatttcaTTGCAATACAGAGTACCCGAAAACTTTCTTTTAATCTCATTGAATTCTAATTGCTTTCCAGTATTGGAGTGAGCATTGAATCCTATTGTTACTGAATATTGCAGGAACGACAAAGGTGACACTCTCACCGGTTCCTACATCCACACAGTAAGCCCATTGACCAACACAGCTGCCGGGGCAGAATTCAGCCATTGCTTCTCAAGCAACGAAAACACTCTCACCATTGGCACGCAGCATGCATTAGATCCACTCACCACCGTGAAGGCCAAAGTGAACAACTATGGAAAAGCAAGCGGTGCAATCCAGCATATATGGCGTCAAAAGGCCATTGTTACAATTTCAGGTGAAGTGGATGTCATGGCAATTGACAAGAGTGCTAAAGTAGGACTCTGTTTGATCCTGATGCCATGAAATCGGTGCTGAGGTTTCACCTTAATTCTTGTATGGTGCAGAAAAATAAGTAGCTTAAATGGCATTCATAGTACAGGATAAGTCATCTGTCAAGAGAACTTTTGTTTTGTTAGTTTGATGGCATTGTGTTTTCAAGTACCTTGGCGTCAATGTTAATGATAAATTACAGTTGTAGGCAGGAGCCAGATTCATAATTTCCATGTGTTTAAAGCTTCATAAGCAGATACCTCACCCATTACTTATGATCTACCCAGAAAAATTTCCCCAGAGTTGTCCCAAACACTCCTTGTGATCGGATAGACGGTAACACTTTTAATAACATGAAACCcgtaacaaattaaaataaatcatttgtCAGTTGTCAAGAAAAAGTATTAGGACAAAATTAGAATATTCCCGGTGagattctaatattttttttaaccgtCGAGTAAGATGATTATTTATCAGTTCagtgattattttttattatagctAGATGattgaaatgaatattttatccggtaaacaattaaaaaacacCGGATATATATTGTCTGCCGGTAAAAAAATATTCCTGATTGCGGGATATTTATCTAAATATATTGGATAAAACATACTCTGCACTTGGTTGTCGAATCAGGGGTGTCATTTTCGTGATTTCATAGCACATCTGTAGCTTCAATTGTTTCTTACTCAAATGTTGACACaaattttttagttaatttaacgcaaaaatttattttttcaatattccAACTTGATTCGACTCCAACCGATTATTGCTTGCGAAATACTCCAATTTACGCGTGAAAGATACgatatatattcatttattaatTCAGATAAGATTAtcgataatatatatatctccTCCAATTCAAAGTTATCTTCCATTTCTTAAATGGATGATTCAGATAAGCATCAGGAGAGTGCATGCACCACAGCTCAGCTGGCCGAAGAAGATGAGAATTTTAGGAACTGACAAGGAACAAAGGTTAGCTAAAGAATCAAAACTCTATTGTTGCTGTCATACCTAAAACTTGTGCTTG is a window from the Daucus carota subsp. sativus chromosome 8, DH1 v3.0, whole genome shotgun sequence genome containing:
- the LOC108198647 gene encoding mitochondrial outer membrane protein porin of 36 kDa — its product is MAKGPGLYSDIGKKARDLLYRDFQSDHMFALTTSTQNGMIITPSALKTGDLLLADLSTQIKSKNVLTDLKVDTASNIMTTITIDEPAPGIKSIFTFAVPDQSSGKVELQYFHENAGISTSIGLKAVPVISFSGVAGDDRLTLGTDISFDTATRKFVKCNAGLNFSSSDLIASLSLNDKGDTLTGSYIHTVSPLTNTAAGAEFSHCFSSNENTLTIGTQHALDPLTTVKAKVNNYGKASGAIQHIWRQKAIVTISGEVDVMAIDKSAKVGLCLILMP